From Synchiropus splendidus isolate RoL2022-P1 chromosome 10, RoL_Sspl_1.0, whole genome shotgun sequence, the proteins below share one genomic window:
- the usp9 gene encoding probable ubiquitin carboxyl-terminal hydrolase FAF-X isoform X3: MTATTRGSPVGGNDSQGQGQAPDAQSQPPLPQNQTSSPNSSNENSPVSPPDESGQGEGTHQLEEEEPAFPHTDLAKLDDMINRPRWVVPVLPKGELELLLEAAIDLSKKGLDVKCEACQRFFRDGLTISFTKILTDEAVSGWKFEIHRCIINNTHRLVELCVAKLSQDWFPLLELLAMATNPQCKFHIYNGTRPSETVPAGTQLADDELYARPPDPRSPKGWLVDLINKFGTLNGFQMLHDRFMSGQALNVQIIAALIKPFGQCYEFLTLHTVKKYFLPVIEMVPQFLENLTDEELKKEAKNEAKNDALSMIIKSLKNLASRVPGQEETVKNLEIFRLKMILRLLQISSFNGKMNALNEVNKVISSVSYYTHRHNPEEEEWLTAERMAEWIQQNHILSIVLRDSLHQPQYVEKLEKILRFVIKEKALTMQDLDNIWAAQAGKHEAIVKNVHDLLAKLAWDFSPEQLDHLFDCFKASWTNASKKQREKLLELIRRLAEDDKDGVMAHKVLNLLWNLAHSDDVPVDIMDQALSAHIKILDYSCSQDRDTQKIQWIDRFIEELRTNDKWVIPALKQIREICSLFGEAPQNLRKKMPINMQTNLAGQSQRSPHVFYRHDLINQLQNNHSLVTLVAENLSAYMETMRQFSKEEQAEFDPQTVRPGSRYSHVQEVQERLNFLRFLLKDGQLWLCAPQAKQIWKCLAENAVFLCDREACFKWYSKLMGDEPDLDPDINKDFFENNVLQLDPSLLTENGMKCFERFFKAVNCREGKLVAKRRAYMMDDLELIGLDYLWRVVIQGSDDIASRAIDLLKEIYTNLGPKLQVNQVEIHEDFIQSCFDRLKASYDTLCVLDGDKDSINCARQEAIRMVRVLTVLKEYINECDSDYHEERTILPMSRAFRGKHITLIIRFPNQGRQVDDLDIWSHTNDTIGSVRRGILNRIKANAAHTKIELFIGGEVVDPADDRKLIGQLNLKDKTLITAKLTQVGANMPSSPDSSSDSSTGSPGNHGNHYSDGPNPEVESCLPGVIMSLHLRYISFLWQVADLGCNLNMPLLRDGARVLMKLMPPDNSTVENLRAVCLDHAKLGENSLSPSLDSRFFGPPPSQVLYLIEVVYALLMPASATMGEDASDFQYNFLKSGGLPLVLSMLTRNNFLPSADMETRRGAYLNALKIAKLLLTAVGFGHVKVVAEACQPNADGNIPVSPINQATHDQALVLQSALQNIPNPASECMLRNVAIRLAQQISDENFFQASKYIPDICVIRAVQKIVWASGCGTVQLVFSSNEDISKIYEKTNAAKEPDGEDEQVCCEALEVMTLCFALMPTALDTLSKEKAWQTFIIDLLLHCHSRSVRQMAQEQFFLMATRCCMGHRPLLFFITLLFTVLGTTAKERAKHAGDYFTLLRHLLNYAYNSNINLPNAEVLLNNEIDWLKRIRDEVKRTGETGVEETILEGHLGVTKELLAFQTPEKKYYIGCEKGGANLIKELIDDFIFPASNVYIQYMKSGEFPTEQAIPVCSTPASINAGFELLVALAVGCVRNLKQIVDILTDMYYLGCETLTEWEYLPPVGPRPNKGFVGLKNAGATCYMNSVIQQLYMIPPIRNGILAIEGTGTDVDDDMSGDEKQENESNVDPRDEVFSYHHQFDDKLAGKSEDRKEYNIGVLRHLQVIFGHLAASRLQYYVPRGFWKQFRLWGEPVNLREQHDALEFFNSLVDSLDEALKALGHPAMLSKVLGGSFADQKICQGCPHRYECEESFTALNVDIRNHQNLLDSMEQYVKGDLLEGANAYHCEKCNKKVDTVKRLLIKKLPPVLAIQLKRFDYDWERECAIKFNDYFEFPRELDMEPYTVAGVAKLEGDDVNPENQVIQQNEPSEPTPPCSSKYRLVGVLVHSGQASGGHYYSYIIQRNGGDGEKNRWYKFDDGDVTECKMDDEEEMKNQCFGGEYMGEVFDHMMKRMSYRRQKRWWNAYILFYERMDSLDKDSELVKYISELTVSNTKPHQVKMPGVIECSVRKQNVQFMHNRMQYSLEYFQFIKKLLTCNSVYLNPPSGQEHLLPEAEEIAMISAQLAARFLFSTGFHTKKVVRGPASDWYDALCILLRHSKNVRYWFAHNVLFAYPNRFSEYLLECPSAEVRGAFSKLIVFIAHFSLQDGPCPSPTASPGSTAQQGCDNLSLSDHLLRAVLHLLRREVSEHGRHLQQYFNLFVMYANLGLAEKTQLLKLNVPATFMMVALDEGPGPPIKYQYAELGKLYTVVSQLVRCCDVSSRMQSSINGNPPLPNPYGDPNLTAPVMPLQQVVAELLFVRTSYVKKIIEDCSNSEETVKLVRFNCWENPQFSSTVLSELLWQVAYSYTYELRPYLDLLLQILLIEDSWQTHRIHNVLKGIPDDRDGLFDTIQRSKNHYQKRAYQCIKCMVALFTNCSVAYQILQSNGDLKRKWTWAVEWLGDELERRPYTGNPQYTYNNWSPPVQSNETSNGYFLERSHSARMTLAKACELCPEELKCTQGSPGKEPDEQEAPDDQDSSPPEDTSLYPHSPGTAQFQQNNHPHGQPYTGPAAQHMNNPQRPGPASAPTPGPTQTPVPGPGPSPGPGSRAQENWERTEEVAPAPTSTPAPALPEE, encoded by the exons ATGACGGCCACCACGCGTGGCTCTCCAGTGGGGGGCAATGACAGTCAGGGCCAGGGGCAGGCTCCTGATGCTCAAAGCCAACCTCCATTGCCACAGAACCAG ACCTCATCCCCAAACTCATCTAATGAGAACTCTCCAGTGAGCCCGCCAGATGAATCTGGCCAAGGGGAGGGGACTCATCagctggaagaggaggagcccGCCTTCCCTCACACTGACCTAGCCAAGCTAGATGATATGATCAATAG GCCTCGATGGGTTGTCCCAGTTTTGCCAAAAGGGGAGTTGGAACTTCTCTTGGAAGCAGCTATAGATCTGAGCAAAAAAG gACTGGATGTGAAGTGTGAGGCATGTCAGCGGTTTTTCCGGGACGGTCTGACCATCTCATTTACAAAGATCCTGACCGATGAAGCCGTTAGTGGTTGGAAGTTTGAAATTCAT AGGTGTATCATAAATAACACACATCGGTTGGTGGAGCTGTGTGTTGCCAAGCTGTCACAGGACTGGTTCCCCCTATTGGAGTTGCTGGCTATGGCCACCAATCCCCAGTGCAAGTTCCACATCTACAACGGCACAAGGCCCTCTGAGACAGTACCTGCTGGAACACAGTTGGCTGACGATGAGCTATACGCCAGGCCACCAGATCCTCGCTCGCCAAAG GGCTGGCTGGTGGACTTGATCAACAAATTTGGCACGTTAAACGGGTTTCAAATGTTGCACGATCGCTTCATGAGTGGCCAAGCACTGAACGTCCAGATCATCGCTGCACTTATCAA GCCTTTTGGCCAGTGTTATGAGTTCCTCACCTTGCACACAGTAAAGAAGTACTTCCTCCCAGTCATCGAAATGGTCCCCCAGTTTCTAGAGAACCTCACAGatgaggagctgaagaaagaggCCAAGAATGAAGCCAAAAACGACGCACTGTCCATGATAATCAAGTCTCTGAAGAACCTGGCTTCTCGTGTGCCAGGGCAGGAGGAGACTGTGAAGAATTTAGAAATTTTTAGGTTAAAAATGATTCTTAG GTTATTGCAAATTTCTTCTTTTAACGGCAAAATGAATGCACTAAATGAAGTAAATAAAGTGATCTCCAGTGTGTCCTACTACACGCACCGGCATAACCCTGAAGAGGAGGAGTGGCTAACTGCAGAGCGCATGGCG GAGTGGATCCAGCAGAACCACATCCTCTCCATCGTCCTGAGGGACAGTCTGCATCAGCCGCAGTACGTCGAGAAACTGGAGAAAATCCTTCGCTTCGTTATCAAAGAAAAAGCTCTTACAATGCAGGATCTTGACAACATCTGGGCTGCCCAG GCTGGCAAGCACGAAGCCATTGTGAAGAATGTCCATGACCTCTTGGCCAAACTGGCTTGGGATTTCTCTCCTGAACAGCTTGATCATCTTTTCGACTGTTTCAAA GCAAGCTGGACCAATGCCAGTAAGAAGCAGCGTGAAAAACTTCTGGAACTCATCCGGCGCTTGGCTGAGGATGATAAGGACGGAGTGATGGCCCACAAGGTCCTCAACCTGCTGTGGAACTTGGCACACAGTGACGACGTGCCTGTAGACATCATGGACCAAGCACTTAGTGCTCACATTAAAATCCTTGATTACAGTTGCTCACAA GATAGAGACACTCAAAAGATCCAGTGGATAGACCGTTTCATTGAGGAGCTGCGAACCAACGACAAGTGGGTGATCCCAGCCCTGAAGCAAATCAGAGAAATCTGTAGCCTCTTTGGAGAAGCGCCCCAAAACCTCAG AAAGAAAATGCCAATTAACATGCAAACGAACTTAGCTGG CCAATCCCAGAGAAGTCCTCATGTGTTTTACCGTCATGACCTGATCAATCAGCTGCAAAATAACCATTCCCTGGTTACGCTGGTAGCTGAGAACCTCTCTGCCTACATGGAGACGATGAGGCAGTTTTCCAAAG AAGAGCAGGCAGAGTTTGACCCGCAAACGGTCAGACCAGGAAGCCGCTACAGTCATGTCCAGGAAGTGCAAGAGCGACTCAACTTCCTGAG GTTCCTCCTAAAAGATGGCCAGCTATGGCTGTGTGCCCCTCAGGCCAAGCAGATCTGGAAGTGCCTGGCGGAGAATGCCGTCTTTCTCTGTGACCGTGAGGCCTGCTTCAAATG GTACTCCAAACTGATGGGGGACGAGCCGGACCTGGATCCAGATATCAATAAAGACTTTTTTGAGAACAACGTCCTCCAGTTGGACCCGTCTTTACTGACTGAAAATGGCATGAAGTGCTTTGAGAGATTCTTCAAAGCGGTCAACTGCAGGGAGGGCAAGTTGGTGGCTAAGCGCAGGGCCTACATGATGGATGACCTGGAACTAATAGGCTTGGACTACCTCTGGAGG GTGGTCATTCAGGGAAGTGATGACATTGCCAGTCGCGCCATAGACCTGCTGAAAGAGATCTACACCAATCTCGGACCAAAACTACAAGTCAATCAG GTGGAAATACACGAAGATTTCATCCAGTCATGTTTTGACCGTCTGAAAGCTTCCTATGACACGTTGTGCGTGTTGGATGGAGACAAGGACAGCATCAACTGTGCTCGTCAGGAGGCCATTCGGATGGTGCGAGTTCTCACTGTGCTGAAAGAATACATTAATGAGTGTGACAGTGACTATCACGAGGAAAGGACCATCTTACCCATGTCCAG AGCCTTCAGGGGAAAGCATATCACTTTGATCATTAGATTCCCCAACCAGGGTCGGCAGGTGGACGACCTAGATATCTGGTCTCACACCAACGACACAATTGGCTCAGTGCGACGCGGGATCCTGAACCGGATCAAGGCGAACGCTGCACATACAAAGATTGAGCTTTTCATTGGAGGAGAAGTGGTGGACCCTGCTGATGACAGAAAGCTCATCGGACAGCTCAATTTGAAGGACAAAACG CTTATCACAGCCAAACTGACCCAGGTGGGTGCCAATATGCCCTCAAGCCCTGACAGCTCTTCTGACTCTTCCACTGGCTCCCctggtaaccatggcaaccactATAGCGATGGCCCAAACCCTGAGGTGGAAAGCTGTCTTCCTGGCGTG ATTATGTCCCTGCATCTCCGCTACATCTCCTTCCTGTGGCAGGTAGCCGATCTGGGCTGCAACCTTAACATGCCACTGCTCAGAGACGGAGCCCGGGTTCTCATGAAACTAATGCCTCCAG ACAACAGTACAGTAGAAAATCTGCGAGCTGTGTGTCTAGACCATGCCAAGCTGGGAGAGAACAGCCTCAGTCCGTCACTGGACTCACGTTTCTTCGGGCCTCCACCCTCACAAGTGCTCTACCTTATCGAG GTGGTGTATGCTTTGCTGATGCCAGCCAGTGCCACGATGGGTGAAGACGCCAGTGACTTCCAGTACAACTTTCTGAAGAGCGGTGGGCTCCCATTGGTGCTGAGCATGTTGACCAGGAACAACTTCCTCCCCTCAGCAGACATGGAAACTCGGCGAGGAGCGTACCTCAATGCGTTGAAGATCGCCAAACTCCTCCTGACTGCCGTAGGCTTCGGGCACGTGAAGGTGGTGGCGGAGGCCTGCCAGCCAAACGCTGATGGAAATATTCCTGTCTCGCCG attAATCAGGCCACCCATGACCAAGCTCTGGTCCTTCAGAGTGCCCTTCAAAATATCCCGAATCCTGCCTCAGAATGTATGCTGCGCAACGTAGCCATCCGTCTGGCACAGCAGATCTCAGATGAG AACTTCTTCCAGGCATCCAAGTACATCCCTGACATCTGTGTGATCCGAGCGGTACAGAAAATTGTCTGGGCGTCAGGATGTGGTACTGTGCAGCTTGTCTTCAGTTCTAATGAAGATATTAGCAAGATTTATGAGAAG ACAAATGCTGCAAAGGAGCCAGACGGCGAGGACGAGCAGGTTTGCTGCGAGGCTTTGGAAGTGATGACGCTTTGTTTCGCCCTAATGCCCACTGCTTTAGACACCCTGAGTAAAGAGAAGGCCTGGCAAACCTTCATCATTGACTTGCTGCTTCACTGCCACAGCAG ATCGGTGCGTCAGATGGCCCAGGAACAGTTTTTCTTGATGGCAACCCGATGCTGTATGGGCCATCGTCCcctgctcttcttcatcacccTCCTCTTCACTGTGCTTGGG ACCACTGCCAAGGAGCGAGCCAAACATGCGGGTGACTACTTCACGTTGCTCAGGCATCTCCTCAACTATGCCTACAACAGCAACATCAACCTGCCAAACGCTGAGGTGCTGCTCAACAATGAGATCGATTGGCTGAAGCGAATACGA GATGAGGTTAAAAGGACGGGAGAGACGGGTGTGGAGGAGACGATTCTCGAAGGCCACCTTGGGGTCACAAAGGAGCTTCTTGCCTTCCAGACACCTGAGAAGAAGTATTACATAGGATGTGAGAAGGGCGGAGCAAATCTCATCAAG GAGTTGATTGACGACTTCATCTTCCCAGCGTCAAATGTTTACATTCAGTACATGAAAAGTGGGGAGTTCCCGACTGAGCAGGCCATACCCGTGTGTAGTACCCCGGCTTCCATCAACGCTGGCTTTGAGCTCTTGGTTGCGCTGGCTGTGGGCTGCGTCCGGAATCTCAAGCAGATAGTGGACATTCTCACAGACATGTACTATTTAG GCTGTGAAACATTGACGGAGTGGGAGTACCTGCCGCCTGTCGGTCCACGACCGAACAAAGGTTTCGTTGGTCTGAAGAACGCTGGTGCCACATGCTACATGAACTCAGTCATTCAGCAGCTGTACATGATTCCCCCGATCCGAAACGGCATCCTGGCAATCGAAGGCACTGGcacagatgtggatgatgaCATGTCAGGGGATGAGAAGCAGGAGAATGAG aGTAATGTTGATCCTCGAGATGAAGTCTTCAGCTATCATCACCAATTTGATGATAAGCTGGCTGGTAAGTCTGAGGACAGGAAAGAGTACAACATCGGGGTGCTGCGGCACCTGCAGGTCATCTTCGGGCATCTGGCTGCCTCCAGACTGCAGTACTACGTCCCAAGGGGATTCTGGAAACAGTTCAG GTTATGGGGTGAGCCTGTCAACCTGAGGGAGCAACATGATGCTTTGGAGTTCTTCAATTCTTTGGTGGACAGTCTGGATGAAGCTCTGAAAGCTCTCGGCCACCCGGCGATGCTCAGCAAGGTGCTGGGGGGGTCATTTGCTGACCAGAAGATCTGCCAGGGATGCCCTCACAG aTACGAGTGTGAGGAGTCATTTACAGCTCTTAATGTGGACATCCGAAACCACCAGAACCtgttggactccatggagcAGTATGTCAAAGGAGATTTGTTAGAAGGGGCAAACGCCTACCACTGTGAGAAGTGTAACaagaag GTGGACACGGTGAAGCGACTGCTGATTAAGAAGCTTCCACCGGTCCTTGCCATCCAACTGAAGCGCTTCGACTATGACTGGGAGCGGGAGTGTGCCATCAAGTTCAATGACTACTTTGAATTCCCTCGAGAGCTGGACATGGAGCCGTACACTGTAGCTGGTGTGGCTAAGCTTGAGGGGGACGATGTCAACCCGGAGAACCAGGTGATCCAACAGAATGAGCCCTCTGAACCAACGCCTCCTTGCAGCTCCAAGTACCGTCTGGTTGGAGTGCTGGTCCACTCAGGCCAGGCCAGCGGTGGACACTATTACTCGTACATCATCCAAAGGAACGGCGGAGATGGCGAGAAGAACCGCTGGTATAAGTTTGACGACGGCGACGTGACGGAGTGCAAGATGGACGacgaggaggagatgaagaaccAGTGCTTCGGAGGGGAGTACATGGGCGAGGTGTTCGATcacatgatgaagaggatgtcATACCGGAGACAGAAACGCTGGTGGAATGCCTACATCCTCTTTTACGAGCGTATGGACTCGTTAGACAAGGACAGTGAGCTTGTCAAATATATCTCGGAGTTGACCGTCTCCAACACGAAGCCGCATCAGGTCAAGATGCCTGGTGTCATCGAGTGCAGCGTCCGCAAGCAGAACGTCCAATTCATGCACAACCGAATGCAATACAGCCTGGAATATTTCCAGTTCATTAAGAAACTTCTGACCTGTAACAGTGTCTATTTAAACCCCCCTTCAG GACAAGAACACCTTCTGCCAGAGGCGGAAGAGATTGCTATGATAAGTGCTCAGCTGGCTGCTCGGTTCTTATTCAGCACCGGTTTTCACACAAAGAAAGTAGTACGGGGTCCTGCCAGTGACTG GTACGACGCCCTCTGCATCCTGCTGAGACACAGTAAGAATGTACGCTATTGGTTTGCACACAACGTTTTGTTTGCGTACCCCAACCGCTTCTCCGAGTACCTGCTCGAATGCCCGAGCGCTGAGGTCAGAGGCGCATTTTCCAAGCTCATAGTCTTCATCGCTCACTTCTCCCTGCAAGACGGACCCTGCCCCTCCCCGACTGCCTCACCTGGATCTACAGCTCAG CAGGGCTGTGATAACCTCAGTCTTAGCGACCACCTTTTGAGAGCTGTGCTCCACTTGCTCAGACGGGAGGTTTCCGAACACGGCCGTCACCTGCAGCAGTACTTCAACCTTTTTGTCATGTATGCCAATCTGG GCCTGGCAGAGAAGACCCAGCTGCTAAAGCTCAATGTCCCTGCCACGTTCATGATGGTAGCACTGGACGAGGGTCCAGGACCTCCCATCAAGTACCAGTACGCTGAGCTGGGCAAGCTCTACACGGTGGTTTCCCAACTGGTCCGCTGCTGCGATGTGTCGTCACGCATGCAGTCCTCCATCAACG GGAACCCCCCACTCCCAAACCCCTATGGGGATCCCAACCTCACTGCCCCAGTGATGCCGCTGCAGCAGGTGGTCGCGGAGCTCCTCTTCGTGAGGACCAGCTACGTGAAGAAGATCATCGAGGACTGCAGCAACTCTGAGGAGACGGTTAAGTTGGTTCGATTCAACTGCTGGGAGAACCCTCAGTTCTCCTCCACTGTGCTCAGCGAGCTGCTCTGGCAG GTTGCGTACTCTTACACCTATGAACTGAGGCCTTACCTGGACTTGCTGCTACAGATCCTTCTCATTGAGGACTCTTGGCAGACTCACAG GATCCACAACGTACTGAAGGGAATCCCCGACGACAGAGACGGTCTTTTTGATACCATCCAGCGCTCCAAGAACCACTACCAGAAACGCGCCTACCAGTGTATTAAATGCATGGTGGCGCTCTTTACTAACTGCTCGGTGGCCTACCAGATCTTGCAG AGTAACGGTGACCTGAAGCGGAAGTGGACCTGGGCCGTGGAGTGGCTGGGCGACGAGCTGGAGCGGCGGCCCTACACGGGGAATCCCCAGTACACCTACAATAACTGGTCTCCTCCAGTCCAAAGCAACGAAACCTCCAACGGCTACTTCCTGGAGCGCTCGCACAGCGCACGGATGACGCTGGCCAAGGCCTGCGAACTGTGTCCCGAGGAG CTCAAGTGTACTCAGGGAAGCCCAGGGAAG GAGCCAGATGAGCAAGAAGCACCTGATGACCAGGATTCTTCCCCCCCAGAGGACACGTCTCTGTACCCACATTCTCCTGGAACCGCTCAGTTTCAGCAG AACAACCATCCTCACGGGCAGCCGTACACGGGCCCCGCTGCCCAGCACATGAACAACCCTCAGCGTCCTGGCCCCGCCTCTGCTCCGACCCCTGGACCCACACAGACCCCCGTGCCGGGCCCCGGTCCCAGTCCTGGCCCAGGCTCGCGCGCACAAGAGAACTGGGAGCGCACAGAGGAGGTGGCCCCTGCTCCGACTTCCACCCCAGCTCCTGCCCTGCCTGAGGAGTAG